The Lacerta agilis isolate rLacAgi1 chromosome 14, rLacAgi1.pri, whole genome shotgun sequence sequence AGAACCTGATTCATGTTTGTATCACTGCAAGAAATTTTTTGCAATTGAGGAATGTCACAAAAATATTGTCCAATGATATTGGTCTCACAGAAATTTAGCACGAAAGTAAAACTGGTTTCCAGTACTGCATGAATCAGGTTGCTTATCCAAGAAGCAGCTACCATTTGCATGCAGGCATTCCAATTCATGATTAAGGTATATTGTAGTGGGTGACAGATGGCCACAAAACGGTCATAAGCCATAACAGTGAGCAAAGCAAGCTCCCCACCAACAAATGTGACCACTAAGAAGACCTGTGTCACACATCCGGCAAAAGaaatcatgttgttgtttgtCAATGAAATGGCAATGGATTTGGGTACAGTAGTGGAGATGGAGCAGACATCAAACAATGACAGGTTGATCAAAAAGAAGTACATTGGGCTGTGAAGGTGGTGGTCTAGGGCCACAGCTGTGAAGATGAGAGAATTTCCCACTAAGGCTGTTAAGTAAATAAAGAGAAACACTGAAGAATGCAAAATCTGCATATCACGGGTTTCGGAAAACCCCATGAGAAGGAACTCTGTTGGAGTAGATTGGTTAGCCATTTCTCTCATTTCCGTCATTCTGCAAATAGAAGTTAAATAGTTTTGAGTTAGTGGAGCTTATAAATTTTTGaacattctattttttaaaaaagatcatcTCAGATATTGTACTAGTTCACAACTAAACATCTATCCAAATCAAGAACCAAGTATGTACACTATCAATTGTTGATGTGTGCTTTCATCCTGATATGATATAAAGTCTATATGTGCACTCACATATTTTCAGCTAATATTATTTATCCTGGCTCAAAGACAACACAGAATGGGTGCATACACATACTTTCTAAACTATTTCCCACATGATGTAGATGGTGAAGTTTTTACAGAAATCTCCCAGTGTGCCACCACATGTACATAAATCATTTTTATGAAACATGTAACAtttggaagagagagggagaggagagggagagggagagaccacATTGAATTAGCTAAATAGGGTAAAGGAAACCACTATTGTCAGAAAAGCCATAGAATCTCAGAGTATCTGCCTACCATCATTGTTGCTTTTAACAGGAGAGAATCATGGGAGCACTTAACTCAATCCACTATCACATTTTTAGGGAAGCAAATGTGAGTTGTCCATATTCCAAGTGAAATATTTCCCTGTGCAGTTTTCCCAAGGTTTCTGTTGCCTTCTCCTACAGATAAAagaaatgatttaaaacaaaacaaaaacatgaattCCACTTTATGATATTATGTTCATCTCAGCATTAAACCAACTGCTGCATGAGTCATTTCACAATCTTTTCAGAATTGAAATCTTGAGCATCCTTGaatcccttctctttctttcagatGATCAAGAAGAATTATATTCACACATGTTTCTCTCAGATGATTAGAGTGCCAAAGTGCTTGATGGTAATATTTATCTGAAGGCACATGGGTTGCCAGGAGGAGGTGAAGGAGGTGATATCATCCTCCTTTTCTGTGCTATTTCAGGGTCTCTCTTGGGAGAACATACCAGTCCCACGATGCTGTGCAAAACAAATGTTGTCCATTTCCCTATTAGTTCTTTGAATATGCACAAGAATATAAGCGCCTGTTGGATTAGTCCAGAAAGCGAAGGACACAAAGGGAGCTGAGGTGGAGAAAGACTCCAGCTAGCCAGCCCAGTTCTGCCTCAGTTGCTCCAGAATATATGTGAAAAGCAATACGACCAGGAGAAGAGTGATATCGCATCAGagtatttccccccattccttgtATGCTAAGGttgtctcattcattcatttctaccACTGAAATGTAAACAATGTGTAAAGGAAAAGAAGTGGCAATGTTTCACGGACAACAGAAATCCAAAACACGCAAACCAATATAATATCAACATGTTACATTCCCCAGTTCAGGGATTTAATTGTTCTCACATATGGAAACAAAGATTCCATTGCAAAATCTCTTGAGAATCTTTGCTCCAGGGAAATTTGTGCTCTCCCCATTTTGGTGCTATTTGAATTAATTCATATTTGCTGAAGGATGCCCCTTGAGGCAcaatattgtacagtggtacttctcgttacgtacttaattcgttctggaggtctgttcttaacctgaaactgttcttaagctgaagcaccactttagctaatgggactacacactgccgctgcaccgccagagcatgatgtctgttcttatcctaaagcaaagttcttaacctgaagcattatttctgggttagcagagtctgtaacctgaagtgtctgtaacctgaggtaccactgtacaaagaagaTGAAAAAGGCTCCAAAAATTAATTGACTTCTAGTATGCAAGgatactttttcatttttttcttgtaGTGCATACCTAAATTTCAGATAACATCAAAACTATTTCTAttgtcctctccccccacctcatCTGTTTGCAACACTGGCAAATTCATTCTGATCATGAACATCTACTTTGAGCTTCCATAGGTGTTCAGCTTAAGGAGCTTAGGTTCCTCTTCATATGAAGTGTGCTCTTCCATCATGTGCATTAGAGCTTATGTATGAAGGTTGGGGAATTGGGTGCACCCAATGGCAGTAGCAGACATTATGGTAGTGCCGTGGGTCTCTATTGACCTCCACTCAGTTGCATCATTGCTGCTTAGCAGGAGCTAAGAAGTCTTCACCTGAAAGGCTTTCTTTAGTTGTGGCATtctgttgcgtgttgaggtccccagaccacccctcaaataattcacacttcggacatgaatttaagtttaaggtttttgacattaatttggccacaactttattcaaatacaaattacgtgagtggttgcttaggcattggttcggacTATCTGTCActctagggacagaactgacatttgtcagtaaggggaaaaccctatttggggagagaattggagccAGGGGTCTGGTCCTCGCttctccccaaatgt is a genomic window containing:
- the LOC117057739 gene encoding olfactory receptor 14A16-like, yielding MTEMREMANQSTPTEFLLMGFSETRDMQILHSSVFLFIYLTALVGNSLIFTAVALDHHLHSPMYFFLINLSLFDVCSISTTVPKSIAISLTNNNMISFAGCVTQVFLVVTFVGGELALLTVMAYDRFVAICHPLQYTLIMNWNACMQMVAASWISNLIHAVLETSFTFVLNFCETNIIGQYFCDIPQLQKISCSDTNMNQVLIFVIGFFIDSFCFAFIFASYGYIFSAVLRIPSVRGRYKAFSTCTPHLTVFTLFVTTAVFSYMRPKALSSPTVDLVAAVLYTVLPPVLNPIIYSLRNKDIQLAVWKIPRKLKHLIA